In one window of Polynucleobacter sp. AM-7D1 DNA:
- the lpdA gene encoding dihydrolipoyl dehydrogenase, which translates to MSQSFDVLVIGGGPGGYIAAIRAAQLGFKVACAESNAYDDPKGEPRLGGTCLNVGCIPSKALLASSEEFEKISHHVADHGITVGSVKLDSGKMIARKDAIVTKMTAGIQFLFRKNKITLLKGHASFEGKGADGYQVKIDGKDKEVVTAKNVIIATGSKARHLPGIPVDNVLISDNEGGLKFDSIPKKLGVIGAGVIGLELGSVWRRVGSDVTILEALPTFLGACDQGIAKEAHKIFTKQGLKINMGVKIGEVKADKKGVVVNYTDSEGKAQKLECDRLIVSVGRVPNTEKLGLDKIGLKVDERGFIPIDDHTCATAAPGVYAVGDVVRGPMLAHKAEDEGVLVAETIAGQKPHIDYNCIPWVIYTDPEIAWVGKTEEQLKQAGIAYKAGQFPFAANGRALGMDRADGFVKVLADEKTDEILGVHIIGPNASDLIAEAAVAMEFKAAAEDIARICHPHPSLSEVVREAALATDKRALNM; encoded by the coding sequence ATGAGCCAATCATTTGACGTATTAGTAATCGGCGGCGGCCCTGGCGGCTACATCGCCGCGATCCGTGCAGCACAACTCGGCTTTAAGGTTGCTTGCGCTGAATCGAATGCCTATGACGATCCAAAAGGTGAGCCGCGCTTAGGTGGAACTTGCTTGAACGTGGGTTGCATTCCATCTAAAGCTTTGCTGGCTTCTTCTGAAGAATTTGAGAAGATTAGCCATCACGTTGCTGACCACGGCATCACTGTAGGATCAGTCAAGCTGGACTCCGGCAAGATGATCGCTCGTAAAGATGCGATTGTGACGAAGATGACTGCGGGTATTCAATTCCTGTTCCGCAAAAATAAAATTACCTTGTTAAAAGGACATGCTTCCTTTGAAGGCAAGGGTGCCGATGGCTACCAAGTCAAGATTGATGGTAAAGACAAAGAAGTGGTGACTGCTAAGAATGTAATCATCGCAACTGGCTCTAAAGCACGTCATTTGCCAGGTATTCCTGTCGATAACGTATTGATTAGCGATAACGAAGGTGGTTTGAAATTTGATTCCATTCCGAAGAAGCTTGGCGTTATTGGTGCTGGTGTAATCGGCTTGGAGCTTGGCTCTGTATGGCGCCGTGTTGGTTCTGATGTCACTATTCTGGAAGCGCTCCCGACTTTCTTGGGTGCTTGCGATCAAGGTATTGCTAAAGAAGCGCACAAGATTTTCACCAAGCAAGGGCTCAAAATCAACATGGGCGTCAAGATTGGTGAAGTCAAGGCAGACAAGAAGGGTGTTGTTGTTAACTACACCGATAGTGAAGGCAAAGCTCAGAAATTAGAGTGTGACCGTTTAATTGTTTCTGTTGGACGTGTTCCGAATACTGAAAAATTAGGTCTCGATAAGATTGGCCTTAAGGTGGATGAGCGTGGCTTCATTCCAATCGATGATCACACTTGCGCAACAGCTGCGCCTGGCGTTTACGCCGTAGGTGATGTTGTACGTGGACCAATGCTGGCCCATAAAGCGGAAGATGAAGGTGTGCTGGTTGCCGAAACGATTGCCGGTCAAAAACCCCATATCGACTACAACTGCATCCCTTGGGTAATCTATACCGATCCAGAAATTGCTTGGGTTGGTAAAACTGAAGAGCAGTTAAAACAGGCTGGTATTGCTTATAAGGCTGGTCAGTTCCCATTTGCTGCTAACGGTCGTGCATTGGGCATGGATCGTGCTGATGGCTTTGTCAAAGTATTGGCCGATGAAAAAACCGATGAAATCCTAGGCGTTCATATTATTGGACCAAATGCTTCTGACTTAATTGCTGAAGCAGCTGTGGCGATGGAGTTCAAAGCGGCAGCTGAAGATATTGCTCGTATCTGTCATCCACATCCAAGCCTGTCGGAAGTGGTTCGCGAAGCAGCATTGGCGACGGACAAACGTGCATTAAACATGTAA
- the zapE gene encoding cell division protein ZapE, whose product MKALEYYHQELKTRGYQSDPAQLAAIERLQRCEDEWIAYKEIRSNGLKKKLFKPKLPRGVYLWGGVGRGKSFLMDCFFAASPLEKKIRIHFHEFMREVHRELHELSGMADPLDELSKRIAKRYRLICFDEFHINDIADAMILYRLLSALFEDRVQFVMTSNYQPSQLYPNGLHRDRLLPAIKLLEEQLDVMNVDAGNDYRRVQMAQVEAYLTPVNAETHTVLMRMFHTLIGNQKETVRPVLRIESRELRPLHMAEGIVWFDFQTLCCGPRSQNDYLEIAKLFHTVILSGVPYMPPRMTNEARRFIWLIDVLYDHKIKLIISAEVPAVDLYTEGQITSEFSRTVSRLIEMQSRDYLDAPRRVIDTSLT is encoded by the coding sequence TTGAAAGCATTAGAGTATTACCATCAAGAGTTAAAGACGCGCGGGTATCAGAGCGATCCCGCGCAGCTTGCTGCCATTGAGCGCTTACAGCGCTGTGAAGATGAATGGATTGCTTATAAAGAAATCCGTAGCAATGGCCTAAAAAAGAAACTGTTCAAACCAAAGCTTCCCCGTGGCGTTTATCTGTGGGGTGGAGTAGGTCGGGGCAAATCCTTTCTTATGGATTGCTTCTTTGCTGCATCCCCTTTAGAAAAAAAGATCCGCATTCATTTTCATGAGTTCATGCGCGAGGTTCACCGTGAACTTCATGAGCTCTCTGGAATGGCTGATCCTCTAGATGAGCTATCTAAAAGAATTGCCAAGAGATATAGACTGATTTGTTTTGATGAGTTTCATATCAATGACATCGCCGATGCGATGATTCTGTATCGCTTGTTGAGTGCACTGTTTGAGGATCGAGTGCAGTTTGTCATGACTTCTAATTACCAGCCTAGCCAGCTTTATCCCAATGGCTTGCATCGCGATCGTTTGCTTCCAGCTATTAAATTGCTTGAGGAACAGCTCGACGTGATGAATGTGGATGCTGGTAATGACTATCGCCGTGTGCAGATGGCTCAAGTTGAGGCCTATCTCACGCCAGTCAATGCAGAGACTCATACTGTATTAATGCGGATGTTCCACACCTTAATTGGGAATCAGAAGGAAACAGTTCGACCTGTGTTGCGTATTGAATCTCGAGAATTAAGGCCTTTGCATATGGCCGAGGGTATAGTTTGGTTTGATTTCCAGACTCTCTGCTGCGGCCCAAGATCCCAAAATGACTATTTAGAGATTGCCAAGCTCTTTCATACGGTGATTTTGTCCGGGGTGCCTTATATGCCACCCAGAATGACAAATGAAGCCCGCCGCTTTATTTGGCTGATTGACGTCCTGTATGACCATAAAATCAAGCTAATCATCTCCGCAGAGGTCCCAGCGGTGGATTTATACACTGAGGGTCAAATTACCAGCGAGTTCTCTAGGACGGTTTCTCGTTTAATTGAGATGCAGTCCCGTGACTACTTGGATGCACCTCGCCGGGTAATTGACACCAGCTTGACCTAA
- a CDS encoding 3',5'-nucleoside bisphosphate phosphatase: MISNSSLNADLHCHSVVSDGTLTPEQLAERAYANGVRLWALTDHDELGGQVRAQDAASALGMDYLSGVEISVTWMGQTIHIVGLGIDAAHAGILEGLRLTREGRGNRAKQMAEQLLKAGIPGAYEGALHFAGNHELISRTHFARFLVEQGVCRDTDQVFKNYLVEDKPGYVPHLWATLDNAVAWIKAAGGAAVIAHPGRYKLSSMQMDELYKHFKEIGGMAIEVITGSHSPNQYQTYGKIAQHYGFLASRGSDFHDPEESYIDLGSLPHLPDHLTPVWSLFH, translated from the coding sequence ATGATCAGTAATTCCAGCCTCAACGCAGACTTACACTGCCATTCCGTTGTTTCTGATGGAACCCTAACTCCAGAGCAGTTGGCTGAGCGCGCCTATGCCAATGGCGTGCGTTTATGGGCTTTAACCGATCATGATGAATTAGGTGGGCAGGTAAGAGCTCAGGACGCCGCAAGCGCGCTGGGCATGGATTACCTTTCTGGGGTCGAAATTTCAGTCACCTGGATGGGGCAGACTATTCATATTGTTGGTTTGGGAATTGATGCTGCTCATGCAGGAATTTTGGAGGGCTTGCGACTGACTCGCGAAGGCCGTGGTAATCGCGCTAAGCAGATGGCAGAACAATTATTAAAGGCAGGCATACCAGGTGCCTATGAAGGCGCACTGCATTTTGCAGGCAATCATGAGCTTATTTCTCGTACGCATTTCGCACGGTTTTTGGTTGAGCAGGGCGTATGTCGCGATACCGATCAAGTATTTAAAAACTATTTAGTGGAAGACAAGCCAGGTTATGTGCCACACCTTTGGGCAACTTTGGATAATGCGGTTGCTTGGATTAAAGCCGCCGGTGGTGCCGCGGTGATTGCCCACCCTGGTCGTTATAAGTTGAGCTCCATGCAGATGGATGAGCTCTATAAGCACTTCAAAGAAATCGGCGGTATGGCAATTGAGGTGATTACGGGTAGCCATAGCCCGAATCAATATCAAACTTATGGCAAGATTGCCCAGCACTATGGATTTTTAGCTTCTCGTGGGTCAGATTTTCATGATCCAGAAGAGAGTTATATTGATCTCGGTAGCTTGCCACATTTGCCTGATCACTTAACTCCTGTGTGGTCGCTTTTCCACTAA
- a CDS encoding tryptophan--tRNA ligase, producing the protein MFAERVLSGMRPTGSLHLGHYHGVLKNWVRLQSEYPCYFFVADWHALTTHYETPDVIEQSVWDMVIDWLACGVDPNQATLFIQSKVPEHAELFLLLSMGTPLGWLERVPTYKDQIEKLKEKDLQTYGFLGYPLLQAADILMYRAQFVPVGEDQVPHVEMTREVARRFNYLYGREPGFEEKALEAVKKLGSKRAKMYAELRVAFQERGDDEALEEAKALLQEAQSLSMADRERLFGFLEGARKIILPEPQALLTTASRMPGIDGQKMSKSYGNTISIREKPEEVIRSIRTMPTDPARVRRTDPGDPARCPVWQLHTVYSNDETKTWVQKECQSAGIGCLECKQPVIDAILAEQQPMFERAQKYLDDPSLLRSIIADGSDKARKVAQETMREVREAMGLAYD; encoded by the coding sequence ATGTTTGCAGAACGTGTTCTATCTGGCATGCGACCTACTGGTAGCTTGCACCTCGGCCACTACCATGGTGTTTTAAAGAATTGGGTTCGCTTGCAGTCTGAGTATCCCTGCTACTTTTTTGTAGCCGATTGGCATGCCTTAACTACTCACTATGAAACCCCGGATGTCATTGAGCAATCAGTATGGGATATGGTGATTGACTGGTTAGCTTGTGGTGTTGATCCAAACCAAGCCACATTATTTATTCAGAGCAAGGTACCTGAGCATGCAGAGCTATTTTTGTTGCTGTCCATGGGTACGCCTCTGGGCTGGTTAGAGCGCGTGCCAACCTATAAAGATCAGATCGAGAAGCTCAAAGAAAAAGATTTGCAGACTTATGGTTTCTTGGGCTACCCCTTGTTACAGGCTGCTGATATTTTGATGTATCGCGCGCAGTTTGTTCCAGTAGGCGAAGACCAGGTGCCACACGTAGAGATGACGCGCGAAGTGGCACGCCGGTTTAACTATCTTTATGGTCGTGAGCCTGGCTTTGAAGAGAAGGCGCTAGAGGCAGTTAAAAAATTAGGCAGTAAACGTGCCAAGATGTATGCCGAGTTGCGGGTGGCTTTTCAGGAGCGGGGCGATGATGAGGCGCTAGAAGAGGCCAAAGCTTTGTTACAAGAAGCGCAAAGTCTTTCTATGGCTGACCGTGAAAGATTGTTTGGCTTCTTGGAAGGTGCTCGCAAAATTATTCTGCCTGAACCACAAGCTCTACTGACAACAGCATCACGCATGCCAGGTATTGATGGTCAAAAAATGTCTAAATCTTATGGCAATACGATTAGCATTCGTGAAAAGCCAGAAGAGGTGATTCGTTCAATCCGTACGATGCCAACTGATCCAGCGCGAGTGCGGAGAACTGATCCAGGTGATCCTGCGCGTTGCCCAGTATGGCAGTTGCATACCGTCTATTCCAATGATGAAACTAAGACTTGGGTTCAAAAAGAATGTCAGTCTGCAGGTATCGGCTGTTTGGAGTGCAAGCAACCCGTAATTGATGCGATTCTTGCTGAACAGCAACCCATGTTTGAGCGTGCCCAGAAATACTTGGATGATCCAAGCTTATTGCGTTCGATTATTGCGGATGGTTCGGACAAGGCTCGCAAGGTGGCCCAAGAAACGATGCGCGAGGTTCGTGAAGCTATGGGCTTGGCGTACGACTGA
- a CDS encoding bifunctional 2-polyprenyl-6-hydroxyphenol methylase/3-demethylubiquinol 3-O-methyltransferase UbiG translates to MISGHDSIEVASPWVRRFAPAIPKDGMVLDLACGAGRHTALLASLGHQILAVDQDISALEPLRSSSIQIQALDLEDSDWPLLNQHFSGIVVTNYLYRPFLDELPKMLTEGGILIYETFADGNAEFGKPSNPNFLLKSGELLALAHRSDLQVIAYEDIYLDHPKPAMVQRICAVKGHLKGCIPLQFGG, encoded by the coding sequence TTGATTTCAGGCCACGATTCCATTGAAGTTGCCTCTCCCTGGGTAAGGCGTTTTGCACCAGCGATTCCGAAGGATGGCATGGTCTTAGATCTTGCCTGTGGCGCAGGTAGACATACTGCTTTATTGGCTTCTTTGGGTCATCAGATTCTCGCTGTTGACCAAGACATTTCTGCGCTTGAGCCGCTTCGAAGCAGCTCCATCCAAATTCAAGCCCTAGATCTTGAGGACTCTGACTGGCCTTTGTTAAATCAACACTTCTCAGGCATTGTGGTGACCAATTATCTATACCGTCCATTTTTGGATGAATTGCCCAAAATGCTGACCGAAGGCGGCATTTTGATCTATGAAACCTTTGCAGATGGGAATGCTGAGTTTGGCAAACCCTCAAACCCTAATTTCCTACTCAAATCAGGGGAATTGCTTGCTTTGGCCCACCGATCAGACCTTCAGGTCATAGCCTACGAGGATATTTACCTTGATCACCCTAAACCAGCTATGGTTCAGCGGATTTGTGCCGTAAAAGGGCATTTAAAAGGGTGCATTCCGTTACAATTTGGTGGTTAA
- the dapA gene encoding 4-hydroxy-tetrahydrodipicolinate synthase, with the protein MPAIVTPMFEDGSLDFPALRSLLDWHVAEGSDGIVIVGTSGESPTVSVDEHCELIKVAVEHIAGRIPVIAGTGGNSTTEAIELTNFAKSVGADASLQVVPYYNKPTQEGMYAHFKKIAESVDLPVILYNVPGRTVADLAGETTVRLAGVPGIIGIKDATGSIERGTLLLADLKRAGHANFSVFSGDDLSAAMLMLMGGKGNISVTANIAPRLMHQLCQAAMSDDVVKTRTIQYQLLAVHKAMFTEANPIPVKWALHEMGKVTAGIRLPLTPLSVALREPLKTAMKQAGLL; encoded by the coding sequence ATGCCCGCTATTGTGACGCCGATGTTCGAGGATGGAAGTCTGGATTTTCCGGCTTTACGTTCTTTGTTGGATTGGCACGTTGCTGAAGGTTCTGATGGAATCGTCATTGTTGGTACGAGCGGAGAGTCTCCCACCGTATCTGTAGATGAGCATTGTGAGTTGATTAAAGTCGCCGTTGAGCATATTGCCGGACGCATTCCAGTGATCGCGGGTACGGGTGGCAATTCCACTACCGAGGCTATCGAGTTAACCAATTTTGCAAAATCGGTTGGTGCTGACGCCAGCCTCCAGGTTGTTCCTTACTACAACAAGCCAACTCAAGAGGGTATGTACGCCCACTTCAAGAAAATAGCGGAGTCAGTTGATTTGCCTGTGATTCTTTATAACGTTCCTGGCCGAACTGTTGCTGATCTTGCGGGTGAGACTACCGTGCGTTTGGCCGGAGTGCCGGGTATTATTGGCATCAAGGATGCAACTGGCAGCATTGAGCGAGGCACTTTGTTGCTAGCCGATCTTAAGCGTGCTGGACATGCTAATTTTTCTGTATTTTCTGGCGACGATCTGAGTGCAGCAATGCTGATGTTGATGGGTGGTAAGGGTAATATTTCTGTTACTGCCAATATTGCCCCTCGTCTAATGCATCAATTGTGCCAGGCGGCAATGTCTGACGATGTCGTCAAGACACGTACTATTCAATATCAATTACTGGCTGTGCATAAAGCCATGTTTACTGAGGCAAATCCGATTCCTGTGAAATGGGCTCTGCATGAAATGGGCAAAGTCACTGCTGGAATTCGTTTACCTTTAACCCCTTTGAGCGTTGCTTTGCGTGAACCTTTGAAGACTGCAATGAAACAGGCCGGCTTACTATGA
- the bamC gene encoding outer membrane protein assembly factor BamC, translated as MQLVRQYCATLFILSLASFSLLGCKSVTTNDTVDYKSAGAVRGPNLSYPPDLITAQADRRYIVQDGSATMSEYNAAVKKSVQTRKNVMTGIPGMRIARDGERRWLVVEKPAPELYPQIKDFWQENGFLLVIDSPSTGIMETDWAENRAKIAQDFIRSAIGGALDSIYDTGERDKYKTRLEVSKPGETEVYITQRGAIEKCTTDSTGACISTIWTARPNDPELEAVFLARLMERLGMTQEMAKAQVAAPLGPKTPKAKLVQEGVNTAHIEMAAGFDRAWRDTGLALDRSNFTVEDRNRANGVYYVRYVNPKDLGDTKGFFSNLFSSKDDSSLKAKKYLVVVKSTGDNSSSIYVQNADGKPENSAAGLQLLTLLTEQMAR; from the coding sequence ATGCAACTTGTGCGCCAGTATTGCGCAACTTTATTTATTCTTTCTTTGGCAAGTTTCTCTCTGCTGGGATGTAAATCAGTAACAACAAACGATACGGTTGATTACAAATCTGCTGGTGCTGTTCGTGGGCCTAATTTGTCCTACCCTCCTGATCTCATCACAGCTCAAGCTGATCGCAGATATATCGTTCAGGATGGCTCCGCTACGATGTCTGAGTACAACGCGGCAGTAAAAAAATCAGTACAGACTCGCAAGAATGTCATGACCGGCATTCCGGGTATGCGGATTGCTCGTGATGGTGAGCGTCGTTGGTTGGTTGTCGAAAAACCTGCTCCAGAGCTCTATCCACAAATCAAAGATTTCTGGCAGGAGAACGGTTTCCTATTGGTCATTGATTCACCCTCTACCGGCATCATGGAGACGGACTGGGCAGAAAATCGTGCCAAGATTGCTCAAGACTTTATTCGCTCAGCCATTGGCGGCGCCTTAGATTCAATTTATGATACTGGTGAGCGTGATAAGTACAAGACCCGCCTTGAGGTGAGCAAGCCCGGTGAAACAGAGGTTTACATTACTCAACGCGGCGCTATTGAAAAATGTACAACTGATAGTACCGGAGCCTGTATCTCAACCATTTGGACTGCACGTCCAAATGATCCTGAGCTCGAAGCAGTGTTCTTAGCTCGTTTAATGGAGCGCTTGGGTATGACGCAAGAAATGGCCAAGGCTCAAGTTGCAGCACCATTAGGCCCTAAGACACCAAAAGCAAAGCTAGTTCAAGAGGGTGTTAATACCGCCCATATTGAAATGGCCGCCGGCTTTGATCGTGCTTGGCGTGACACTGGTTTAGCTTTGGATCGATCTAACTTTACTGTTGAAGATCGTAATCGCGCTAACGGTGTTTACTATGTTCGCTACGTTAATCCCAAGGATTTGGGTGACACCAAAGGGTTCTTCTCAAATCTATTTAGCAGCAAGGACGATTCCAGCTTGAAGGCAAAGAAATACCTAGTAGTAGTTAAATCAACAGGGGATAATTCTTCAAGCATTTATGTTCAAAATGCTGATGGTAAGCCTGAAAATTCTGCTGCTGGCTTGCAACTTTTAACCTTGCTTACTGAGCAAATGGCCAGATAA
- a CDS encoding cupin domain-containing protein codes for MKSYWHKKPLLVRGAIPAFELAKKLGEPLGSAISPEELFNIAGDDAVESRLIKAKPWTFSNGPFKKKSIPPLDSPDWTLLLQGMEARHPAAAKILSWFRFIPDARLDDLMISIAGPGGGVGPHFDSYDVFLIQMSGRRRWRISEQKDLSLNPKLPLKILQNFKMEKEWDLEPGDMLYLPPHVAHDGIALDGGCQTWSVGFRAQSYKEILQEGLWRLAESLEDIPELEQRFADPQQRATRFPEQLPEEIIAQVSTKLKELKLDRIETFLPGITAYLSEPKPQAYFDGSANHLSLKEFKLQISKRPVIPHPQTRLLALGERIYCNGEDVTSGQDQQTQVAWSKLAAKRSFQGLLGKTGLGNSLFEAYEAGWLVF; via the coding sequence ATGAAATCCTATTGGCACAAAAAACCCTTATTGGTGCGTGGCGCTATCCCCGCCTTTGAGCTTGCAAAAAAATTAGGTGAGCCCTTGGGTAGCGCAATATCTCCTGAAGAGTTATTCAACATTGCAGGTGACGATGCAGTTGAGTCCAGATTAATTAAGGCCAAGCCCTGGACTTTTTCAAATGGCCCCTTTAAAAAGAAATCGATCCCACCACTGGATTCGCCAGACTGGACACTCCTACTTCAAGGAATGGAAGCAAGACATCCAGCAGCTGCAAAAATACTTTCTTGGTTTCGCTTTATTCCAGATGCTCGTTTGGATGATTTAATGATAAGCATTGCCGGACCAGGTGGAGGAGTTGGGCCACACTTTGATTCTTATGATGTCTTTTTAATTCAGATGTCAGGCCGTCGGCGCTGGCGTATTTCCGAACAAAAGGATTTGAGTCTAAATCCCAAGCTTCCTTTAAAGATCTTGCAGAACTTTAAGATGGAAAAAGAGTGGGATCTAGAGCCAGGCGATATGCTTTATCTACCTCCTCACGTTGCACACGATGGCATTGCTTTAGATGGCGGCTGTCAAACTTGGTCAGTTGGTTTCAGGGCGCAAAGTTATAAGGAAATCCTGCAAGAAGGTTTATGGCGCCTTGCTGAATCGCTTGAGGATATCCCTGAGTTAGAGCAGCGTTTTGCCGATCCACAGCAAAGAGCAACTCGTTTCCCGGAACAGCTTCCAGAGGAAATCATTGCACAGGTGTCCACAAAATTAAAGGAATTAAAACTAGATCGCATAGAAACATTTCTACCTGGAATTACTGCCTACCTGAGTGAACCAAAACCCCAGGCCTATTTTGATGGTTCCGCAAACCACCTATCCCTTAAAGAATTTAAGCTTCAGATCTCCAAGCGGCCTGTAATTCCGCATCCACAAACAAGACTACTTGCCCTAGGTGAACGGATTTACTGCAACGGAGAGGATGTCACCAGTGGACAAGATCAGCAAACTCAGGTGGCTTGGTCCAAGCTTGCGGCCAAGAGGAGTTTCCAAGGTCTGCTAGGTAAAACTGGGCTGGGTAATAGTCTTTTTGAGGCATATGAGGCTGGCTGGCTGGTTTTCTAG
- a CDS encoding peptidylprolyl isomerase, which yields MKIEKNTVVSLRYKLTDAQNNIIEEPDSPMVYLHGGYEGTFPKIETLLDGQDVGYEASIQLEPSEAFGEYDPELLKIEPRARFPEPLEVGMQFEGVPDAEEEGESSDVDEEPLIYTVTDVADSQVVLDGNHPLAGMALRFWVQVENIRAATDEEIENQHPEGAEAFAFGMPDDASEEDEDEDELIDATPHAGGSSPTLH from the coding sequence ATGAAGATCGAAAAAAATACCGTTGTATCCCTGCGCTACAAATTAACTGATGCGCAAAACAATATTATCGAGGAACCAGATTCTCCGATGGTATACCTGCATGGAGGATATGAGGGTACTTTTCCGAAGATTGAGACTTTATTAGATGGTCAAGATGTCGGTTATGAAGCCAGCATTCAGCTTGAACCCAGCGAAGCTTTTGGTGAGTACGATCCAGAGCTCTTAAAGATTGAACCACGTGCCCGTTTTCCGGAACCTTTGGAAGTAGGGATGCAGTTTGAGGGTGTGCCAGATGCCGAAGAAGAGGGTGAGTCTAGTGATGTGGATGAGGAGCCCTTGATCTATACCGTTACTGATGTAGCAGATAGCCAAGTAGTTTTAGATGGTAATCATCCGCTAGCTGGTATGGCCTTGCGTTTTTGGGTTCAAGTAGAGAATATTCGCGCTGCAACTGATGAGGAAATAGAAAATCAACACCCAGAGGGCGCTGAGGCATTCGCATTTGGGATGCCTGATGATGCTTCAGAGGAAGACGAGGATGAGGATGAGTTAATTGATGCCACACCTCATGCTGGCGGTTCATCCCCAACGCTGCATTAA
- the cysE gene encoding serine O-acetyltransferase encodes MFNSLFDQVDSIIVRDPAARNRLEVITCYPGLHAVWIHRASHGLWNLGLKWVARLLSMLARFITGIEIHPGAKIGRRVFLDHGLGIVIGETTEIGDDCTIYQGVTLGGTSLYKGVKRHPTLGKGVVISAGAKVLGGFTVGDGARVGSNAVVLKEIPAGATAVGIPARILHPDLPQASTPDSKVKEYFSAYGVTPNVDDPVSMALKGLIDATLEQEAKIAALEKVIAKLSNTPASDASESSDTKRDLGALKEWLKE; translated from the coding sequence ATGTTTAATTCACTTTTCGACCAAGTCGACTCCATCATCGTGCGTGACCCCGCCGCGAGAAATCGTCTCGAGGTCATTACCTGCTATCCAGGTTTGCATGCTGTGTGGATTCATCGGGCATCTCATGGTCTGTGGAACTTGGGCCTGAAATGGGTTGCACGCCTTCTGTCAATGTTGGCTCGCTTTATTACCGGCATTGAAATTCACCCTGGAGCAAAGATTGGTCGTCGCGTTTTTTTAGATCATGGACTTGGGATTGTGATTGGAGAAACTACCGAGATTGGTGATGATTGCACCATCTATCAAGGGGTTACCTTAGGTGGAACCTCTCTCTACAAAGGCGTAAAGCGTCACCCTACTTTAGGTAAAGGCGTAGTCATTAGTGCTGGAGCAAAAGTTCTTGGCGGCTTTACTGTGGGTGATGGTGCTCGAGTTGGATCTAATGCCGTAGTACTAAAAGAAATCCCTGCCGGAGCCACCGCAGTAGGAATTCCTGCACGCATTTTGCATCCAGATTTACCGCAGGCAAGCACACCAGATAGCAAAGTGAAAGAGTACTTCTCTGCTTATGGCGTTACTCCAAACGTAGATGATCCAGTATCTATGGCATTGAAGGGTTTGATTGATGCGACCTTAGAGCAAGAAGCAAAAATTGCAGCTCTCGAAAAAGTAATCGCTAAATTAAGTAACACACCAGCATCCGATGCTAGCGAATCAAGCGACACCAAGCGCGATCTTGGTGCTTTAAAAGAATGGCTTAAAGAGTAG
- a CDS encoding RNA methyltransferase, translating into MNNAQAQLLRWVLVETSHPGNVGSAARALKTMGFSDLRLISPKIARVAHTSEAIALASGAVDILESSQESSSLESAVQDCPLVLGLTSRDREFGPPAISWLDARPHIQAAIASEQRVALLFGPERTGLDNHHLSLCTHRVWLDANPLYPSLNLAQAMMVCAFTLREALTKDAGVAPINSSMEVVDFADPAAVAAMLEHWREGLEAIGYLDPANPKKLMPRLQALFARTRLHKEEIDLLRGIAKQMLSRK; encoded by the coding sequence ATGAATAACGCACAAGCACAGTTACTGCGCTGGGTTTTGGTTGAAACCAGCCATCCTGGAAACGTAGGCTCAGCTGCGCGCGCACTTAAAACCATGGGATTTAGTGATCTGCGCCTGATTTCACCAAAGATTGCGAGGGTTGCCCACACATCAGAGGCAATCGCCCTAGCCAGTGGCGCCGTTGATATTCTGGAATCTAGCCAAGAGAGCTCATCACTAGAGTCAGCCGTTCAAGACTGCCCCCTAGTGCTGGGCTTAACTAGTCGCGATCGTGAATTTGGGCCACCAGCAATCAGCTGGCTAGATGCCCGCCCCCACATTCAGGCAGCCATTGCTAGCGAACAGCGTGTCGCTCTTCTGTTTGGGCCAGAGCGTACCGGCTTAGATAACCACCATCTCTCACTTTGCACCCATCGGGTTTGGCTCGATGCAAACCCCCTCTACCCATCTCTAAATCTCGCCCAAGCCATGATGGTTTGCGCCTTTACCCTGCGAGAGGCTTTGACAAAAGATGCTGGGGTTGCCCCCATAAATTCGAGCATGGAAGTGGTAGATTTTGCGGATCCGGCTGCCGTAGCCGCCATGCTAGAGCACTGGCGTGAGGGGCTAGAAGCGATTGGCTATCTCGATCCCGCCAACCCGAAGAAGCTTATGCCACGCTTGCAAGCCCTCTTTGCTAGAACTCGACTCCATAAAGAAGAGATCGATCTTCTACGCGGCATTGCCAAGCAGATGCTCTCCAGAAAATAA